A region of the Methanobrevibacter olleyae genome:
CTGCTTTAGTTTTTGATGAAAACTGTAATAACTGCGGATTTTGTGTTGATGCTTGTCCTTTAGCAGCATTGGAAATGGAAGAATAGATTTATTAGGTATGATTATTATGATTAAAACTGATGTATTAGTTATTGGCGCAGGACCTGCTGGTTCTACTGCTGCTAGATTTGCAGCAAAAGGTGGAGCAAAAGTAATTCTTATAGATAAAAAATCTGAAATTGGTGCTCCTAAAAGATGTGCAGAAGGTGTTTCTAAAAAAACTTTTGATATTTTAGAACTTGAAGCAGACCCTCATTGGATTACTAGGGAAATTGAAGGTGTAAGATTAGTTGCTCCTGATGGAACTGATGTATGGCTTACTAATGATGTGGTTGAATTACCAGAAGCAGGTTATATCTTAGAGAGAAAAGTCTTTGATAAGCATTTAGCTATGGAAGCTGGTAGAGAAGGAGTGGAAATTAGAATTAAAACCCAAGCTAAATCTCTTAAAAAAGAAGATGATGGATCTTACACTGTTAGTTTTGAATCTATGGGTGAAGTTTATGATATTAATACAAAAATCCTTATTGGTGCAGATGGTCCTGAAAGTCATGTAGCTAAATGGGCTGGATTAAAAGCATACACAAAACCTAAACACATGGAATCTGGTGCACAATTTGAAATGTGTAATGCTAAAATGGAAAGAAGTGACGTACTTGAGTTCTATTTTGGTACTGTAGCTCCTGGTGGTTACTTCTGGTTGTTCCCTAAGGGTGATGATATTGTAAATGCAGGTTTAGCTATCATTCCTGAAATGGCTGATAAATCTGCTTATGAATACTTAGTTGATGCTGTAAATGATTGCTATGCAACAAAAGATGCTCAACCAGTTGAATTAAATGTTGGTGGAGACCCTGTTGGTGGACTTGTAAGAGAAATGTATGGAGACAATATCTTACTTTGTGGAGATGCAGCAAGTCAAGTTAACCCATTAACTGGTGGAGGAATCACTAGTGGTATTACTGGTGGTAAATATGCTGGTCAAGTAGCTGCTGAGGCTATTAAAGCTGGGGACTGCTCTAAAAAATTCCTTAAAAAGTATGATGAATTAGTTAGAGATGATATGGGTCATGATATGGACAAATATGCTAAAGTTTGTAACTACTTATGGACTTTAGATGATGATGAATTAAACAGTATTGCTCATGCTTTCCAAGATATAGAATTTACTAAAATCAGCACTACAGAGCTTGTTAAAGCATTAATTAAAGTTCAACCAAAAGCAGCTTTAAAATTACGTAAAATGTTCTTATAAGCTAGCTTTTTTGACCTTTAGTCAAAAGATCTAGAAAAAAATTTTTATAATTGTTTTCTAGACTTTATTTTTATTTTTCTTATTTTTTCAGACTTCTATTTTTTTATTATATTATTAATTATTTTACCTTTTTCTATTATTTTTCTTTTATTTTTATTAAAATAATATAAAAAGTTAAATATGGTTTAAAATATACTATTTAATAATATAAATTTTAAACATATAATATATATTAAATATTTTTGAAATTTAGATAGGAAATTTAGGTAGTTAAAATATATTTATATTTAAAAAATTAAAATTTATAAATTAATTAAGAAATTAGAATTTATAAATTAATTAAGAAATTAGAATTTATAAATTAATTAAGAAATTAAAATTTATAAATTAAAACATTAAAGATTTATAAATAAAGATTTATAAATAAATTAAAGATTTAATAATTAAACAACTAACCATTCGTGATATTATGATTTTAGTTACTGGTGGAGCGGGGTATATAGGTTCCCATATTAATAAATTACTTAATAATTCAGGTTATGAAACAATTGTTTTAGATAATTTATCCAAAGGCCATAAATCTGCTGTAAAATGGGGTAAATTAGTTAATGCAGATTTAAGTGATACTGAGAAATTAAGAAAAATCTTTCAAAATAATGAAATAGAAGCGGTTATGCATTTTGCAGCTTTTTCTTCTGTTGCAGAATCTGTTGAAGAGCCTGAAAAATACTTTAAAAATAACTATGAAAATACTTTAAATTTATTGAAGGTGATGAAAGAATTTAGAGTGGGAAAATTCATCTTTTCATCAACAGCCGCTTTATATGGTATTCCAAATTTTATTCCTATAGGTGAAAATAATGAATTAAAACCAATTAATCCATATGGTGAATCAAAATTAATGGTTGAAAATTTATTAAGAGATGAATCTGATTTTGGTGGTTTAAAGTATGTCTCTCTTAGATATTTCAATGCTGCAGGTGCTGATTTAGACTGTGAAATTGGTGAAGATCATAATCCTGAATCTCATTTAATTCCTTTAGTATTAGATGCAGCTATTGGTAGAAGAAATAGCATATCTATTTTTGGGGATGATTATAATACACCTGATGGAACTTGTATTAGAGATTATATTCATGTAAATGATTTAGCTAATGCTCATTTAAAAGCATTACAATATTTAGAAGATCCATTTAATGATAGCGATATTTTTAATTTGGGCAATGGTAGTGGATTTTCAGTAAAAGAAGTTATAGATACTTGTAAAAAAGTTACAGGTGTTGATTTTAAGGTAAAAGTTGAAGGAAGACGTCCTGGCGATCCGGATATATTAATAGCTGATTCTAAAAAAGCAGAAGAGATTTTAAAATGGAAACCAGAAATTACAGAATTAGAAGATATAGTTGAATCTGCTTGGAAATGGCATAAAAAGATTCATCTTTAATGGTTTTATCTTTTTATAGCTTTAAAAAATATTTTCAATATTTAAAAATATTAAATTCAAGATTTTTTTTTTAATGCTTTAGAAGTTGAAGGTGTTTAAATGAATGATAATTTTGAAGAAAATGATTATGGCTTTAATAACTTTAAAGATAATAGTGATGACATCTCAAATGAATTAAATGCTAGTGAATCTAAATTAGTTGACATTAGAATTATTTTAACAGGTATAGATTATTTGGAATTTTTATCTAAAGCAGTAAGCAATTTTGATTTATCTAATTTTAATGTAAAGATTTCTTCAATAATTCCGACTAAGGATATTGAAACATCCAAAAATACGATTATTGGTGCAGATTTAGTTTTAATTGCCACTGAACCTAATGCTGAAGGTCATAAGTTATATCAAAACCTTAAAAAATCTTTAAAAACAGAGTTTAATTTTATTGAATATTTAAAACTCCCTTCATTTGATGAATTAGATGATTATGAATATGATGATTATAACAATGATAATCTTTTTGAAGATGAAATAGCTAATTCTATTATTCGCGGAGGTTTATATAGTATATCTAATTTGTCTTCAATCAACCACTCAAAAAGAAAATATCATGATTTAAAAAAAGATTTTGATGAAGAATTATTAAAGTCTGATAAAATAACTAAAGAAAATGAATTTTTAATTAAGGAATCTAAATCATTTAGAGAGAGAAATGAAAAATTATTTGAAGAACTTAAAGTACTTCAAAGAGAGTTAGATAAAATCAAATCGGATTATTCTGATTTAAAATCTAGATTTGAAGGTATTCATAGTAAAAATTCATTAGAAGTCTTTTCTTTAAATGATTTATGGTATGATTTATTTGGAGAGTATTTGTCTGAAGAGATTTATAAGTTTATTTTAATAAGTACTGATAACTTCAGACCTAAAAATCTTATGATAGGTCAGGGAGCTATTTGTGCACAATCAAAAGAAGATGCTTTAGATTGGTTAAAGATTATAAAAACTGCATTTATCTTATCTGATACAAATAAACAAGATTTAGATTACAATAATTTTAATAGTAATTTTAAATTTGATGATATTGAAGAGTTTGGTATGAGTCCTGCTTATGAAGAATCTAAAAGCTTTGATAATTTAGATTTTGCTGAATCAAGAACTTCTAATGATTCTATTTTTAAAAAATCAATTTTTGAAAATGATGTCAACATCAAAAAAGAAGATGTGTTTAATTCTCAAGTAGAAGATGATTTTATTTATAATGCAAGATTCGAAGGAAATTCAAGAAGAGAAAATAATTTTATAAATGAAAAGTTTGTTGATGAAGAAGATTTCATTGATGGGAAGTCAAATGAAATAAATTCAGATGAAATAAATAATAATAAAGAAAAAATCAATGTTTTCAATCTTAAATCAATTAAATCAATAGAAGATGAAGAAGATAATGATAATTCTAATTTTGATGAAGAGATAAGTGGCCATAATGCTGATAATGAAGATTACGACTATGATGAAGAGGATAGTGATGAAGGTGAGGATGAAGAAATTTATTCAGCATTTTCAAATCTTTGGGATTAATTAATAATTTTTAAATCTCATTATTCTTTGTTCTTTTTTATTCTTTTTTATAGCTTTTTAGTTTTTTTATCATTTATTTTTTATAGTTTTTTAGTTTATAGTGTTTTAGTTTTTTTATTAAGATTTTTTAAAATTTTTATCAAAAAGATTTATTATAAATATTAGAAAATTTATAAGTATTTATATGATATACTTTTTAACTTAATTAATTTTATTTAGGTACTTTAATGGTATATTTATAAATTTATATTAATTAAAGAATTTTTCATGTCTTAATAGGGTAATGGAGATTATATATTGAAAGATAAGTGTGGTATTATTGGAATACATTCTAAAGATGCTTCAAAGGATGTTTCTCATTTAATTTATTATGGTTTATATGCTTTACAGCATAGAGGACAAGAATCTGCAGGAATAGCTACTCATAATATTAATTATGGCTTAAATTATCATTGTGGAATGGGTTTAGTAACTGATGTTTTTAATAATGCTTTAATTAAAAGTTTAGCTGGAAATGTAGGTATTGGTCATGTAAGATATTCTACTACTGGTGAATCAAAATTAGAAAGTTCACAACCATTCTACACAGAATTAGATGATGGTTTTATAGCTATTGCTCATAATGGAGATATTGTTAACTCAGGTTATTTAAGAAAGGATTTAAATAAAAAAGGTTATGAATTTAGGTCTGATACTGATTCTGAAGTTGTTTGTTATTTAATTAAAGAAGAGGCTAAAAATGAAACTGATATTCTTAAAGTAATTGATTCTGTTTCTCAAAAATTAATTGGTTCCTATTCTTTAGTTATTTTAATTAATGATGAGCTTTATGTCTTAAGGGATCCCATGGCTATGAAACCTCTAGTTTTAGGTCAAACTGATAATCACTTTGTAGTTGCATCTGAATCAGTTGCATTTGATGTTATGAATGCTCAGTTTATCCGTGATTTAGAACCTGGTGAGTTGATCTTCTTTAAAGACAATAGAATCAATTCATATATTCTACCTTCTGCAAAGGACTCTAAATTAGCACACTGTATGTTTGAATATGTTTACTTTGCACGTCCGGATAGTGTAATAGACAAGCAAAGCGTATACAATGCAAGACTTAGAATTGGTGAAGCATTATTTAAAGAATTTCCTATTGATGCAGATTTAGTTTTACCAGTTCCAGATTCATCTATTCCTGCAGCTATTGGCTATGCAAGATCTTCAGGTATCCCTTATGGTGAAGGTTTAATTAAGAATAGGTATGTTGGAAGAACTTTTATTATGCCTACTCAAGCAGAGCGTGAAATTGCTGTAAAACTTAAGGTAAATCCATTAAAACATGAATTAAAAGGAAAAACTGTTGTTGTAATTGATGATAGTATTGTTAGAGGCACTACTTCCGAATCTTTAGTTAAAATTCTTAAAGCAGCAGGTGTTAAAGAGGTACATATGTTAATTGGCTGTCCTCCAGTAAGGGCTCCTTGTTTCTATGGTGTTGCAATGGCAACTAAAGATGAACTAATTGCAGCTAATATGGAAATTGAAGATATTAGGAAGCACTTAGGTGCTGAAACTTTAGGATATATCAGTATTGAATCTCTTATTGAAGCTATTGGTATTGAAGGTGAAAAATTATGTTTAGGATGTTTAAATGAAGAGTATCCTACTGAGATACCTGAGGATTTAGAAGCAGAATCCTATTATGATTATTATAAATCTTTAACTGATGCAGCACAGGAAGATGATTAATTTCATCTTGTTTTTATTTTATAACTTTTTTTAAATTAAATTATTTTTCTTAATTTTAAAATTAATAATATTTTATTATTTGAGTGTGTTTTTATGGTAGAATTATTAGCTCCTGCAGGAAATTTTATTTCATTAACTAGTGCATTAAAAAATGGTGCAGATGCAGTTTATATTGGTCTTGAAGAGGCTAATATGAGAATTAATGCAAGTAATTTTTCGCTTGAAGATATAAAAAAAGCAAGTGAAATAACAAAAGAATATGGAGCTAAATTATATGTCTGTACAAATACAATAATGAAGGATAAAGATATTGAAAGACTTAAAGAACAATTACCTTATATTAAAGAATATGGTGCAGATGGTATTATTTTATCAGATATTTCATTAATAGATTTAGCAATTGAAAATGGTCTTGAAGCCCATATTAGTGTTCAAGAAAATACTAGCAATTTTTATGCTTTAAAAACATTAGAGAAATTAGGTGCTAAAAGAGCTATCTTATCAAGAGAATTGTCTTTAGAAGAAATAAAAGAGATTATTCAAAAACTAAAAGAAAACTCCACTATTGAAACTGAAGTTTTTATTCATGGTGCAATGTGTATGGCTATATCTGGGAGATGTTTTTTAAGTTATGCTCTTTATGGTAGAAGTGCTAATTGTGGAGATTGCTTACAACCATGTAGAAAAGAATGGAAATTAAGTTTTGAAGAGGATGAAAATGATGATGTAATCAATACTTCTGAATCTGAAGATGAATCTTTTATAATCTCTCATTCCTATGATGGATCTTATAGAACAAATTTCTTCTCTCCAAAGGATATGGCTTTAATAGAACATATTCCAGAACTTATTGAAGCAGGAATTGACTCGTTTAAAATAGAAGGAAGAGCAAGGTCTCCTGATTATGTAGCTATGGCAGTTAAAGTTTATAGGGAGGCTATTGATTTATATCAAAAAGACCCAAAGAGCTATCAATATAATCCAAAATGGATGGAAAACTTGATGAAAGTATTCAATAGAGGTTATGATACTGGTTTTTATTTTAATATTCCTCATGAGATTAGTGAAAATAATCAATCAAAATTTATTAAAAAAGATATTGCTAAAGTTGTTAATTATTATAATAAAATTAAAGTTGCAGAACTTAAAATATGGGATGATTTAGCAGTTGGTGATGAGATTATGATTCAAGGACCAAGTACTGGTTCTATCACTCATTTCATTGATTCTATGCAAATTGATGGAAAAGCTATTGAAAAAGCAGAAAAGGGTTCTAATGTAGCAATAGCTATTGATGAGAAATTAAGGGAAAGTGATTTTGTCTATAAGTTGATTCCTCGCGGGTAATTCTTTGGTGTTGTTTATTGATTAGTTTTTTTGTGGGTAATTCTTTGGTGTTGTTTATTGATTGGTTTCTTGAATAATTTGGTGTAATAATGAAAAGACAGAAGAAAATAGCTATTTATGGAAAAGGTGGTATTGGTAAAAGTACTACAGTAGCTAATATTGCAGTAGCTTATAGTGAAGATGATAAAAAAGTTATGGTAATCGGTTGTGATCCGAAGGCTGATACTACCAGAACATTATGTGGTAAAAGAATTCCTACAATTGTAAATACTTTAAAAGATAATAAAAAGCCAGAAATTTCTGATCTGGTTTTTGAAGGCTTTAATCAAATTAAATGTGTTGAAAGTGGAGGTCCTGAACCTGGAGTAGGTTGTGCAGGACGTGGCGTTATCGTTGCTATGAAACGTTTAGAGAATTTAAATGTTTTTGATGAAGAGTTTGATGTAATTCTTTATGATGTTTTAGGTGATGTAGTTTGTGGAGGTTTTTCTGTACCTCTTAGAGAAGATTATGCTGATGAAGTATTTATTGTATCTTCTGGGGAATATATGTCTTTATATGCTGCAAATAATATATCTAAAGGAATTAAAAAATTAAAAGGAAATCTTGGTGGAATTATTTGTAATTGTAAAGGTATTGAAAATGAAGAAGAAATAGTCAATGCTTTTGCAGAGGAAATTGGAACTCATGTAATTGGACTTATTGGAAGAAGTAATTTAATTCAAAGAAGTGAATTAGATGCTAAAACTGTAGTTGAATATGCTGCAGACTCAAAAGAGGCAGAAGATTATAGAAAATTAGCAAGTGATATTTTTACTAATGATAATTATTCAACTCCTGAACCAATGGAAGATGAAGCTTTTGAAAACTTCTTTAAATCATTTATTGATTAATTGATTTATTTTTTTCTTTTATTTTTCACCTATTATTTTATTTCTCACCTATTATTTTATTTTTCATCTATTATTTTATTATTTTTATATTAATTCTTTTTTATAGTAATTTAAATCATAATATTCAATATTTAGCTCATTATATGCATTTTTTACAGAGTTTAGTGTATCTCTTTTTCTTTTAAAATAAATTAAATGTGATTTACAATTACAGTCAGAACATCCAAACTTTGGAACTTCTTCACCATTTTTAGCTATTTTATTCGCTAAATCACATTCAATCTTTTTATTTGAGATATTAAATAGAATGTCTCTTATGGTGCTATTTTGGCTTTTCAATAAATAATCAATATGCCAATGCATTTTTTTATCATCAGATAGGTGTCTATTTATTCTTGAGATGAGTGAATTCATTGCTGAACCTATGTAAACATAGTATCCTTTCTTAAATTTATAGTCTTGATATAGATGTCCTATTTTAAGTTTCTCACTTTTTTTCATAGATATTATTAAACAGTAGCAACCTCTCATAATTCAACAACTTTTTTATTTTTATTTAAAATTATAGTTTATTATTTTTATTTAATTAATTGTATGGCTTTCTGTGTTTGTGATTTTGTGTTTTTTGTATATTTGTTTTTTTATTTAATAAAAAGCAGATATTTAAAATAATTTAGTTTGTATTGTTTTTTCATTAATTATAAAACTTTCTTGATTCATTTCTTTAATTTCATCACTTTCTTTTATATCCCCTATTAAAAGAGGTGATTTTGGATTGTGAAGTTTTAAGTTTCTTTTAACTAAATTTTTATTTGCATTTGCATAACAATATAAACATCCGTGATTACAAGTGTTATATTCACCTATATCATTGTTTAAAAGGCAATAGCATTGTCCATTTCTTGCTTTTTCTTTAGGAATATTTAGCTTTTTATTAATTACTCTTTCTATTACTTCTTTTGTCATACAACCTCTTGAATCAATACCGAATTTTTCTAATTCAGTTCCTTCAACACATGTTTTTACTTTTATATTATTTTCATTTCCTATTTTAGCAAATTCCTTTCCTATTTCTAGGCGTTCCTCTCTATTTACTGTATTTACATTTGGAAAGTTACGTTTGGTTTTTTCATATAAATCAATAAAACTTATTATAACTTCAGTTGTGTAATTAGATAAAGATCTTGCAATATGGTTAAAAGTCTCTATGTGATTATCTAATGTGTATTTTTCATTGATAAAAATAGGATCATATCTCCAAGATACTTTTTCTTTACCTAATTTCTCTGAAAGATATTTAAAACTTTCTATAACTTCATTAACTGGTGGAACATTAGGTTCTACTTCTCTTTCATAGGGGGTGATTGTTATATGCCAGTATTGATTAAATTTAGATATTTTATCAAGACTTTTAAACATTGGCTTTGGGTTTTTTGTACAAAAAATTATACAGTCAATTAGTTCAGCTTTTAGTTTATATGAATAAATTTGATGTTTTCCATAGGGATTTCTTACATAAAGGAATCCTTCATCTATTCTATTATAGAACCATTCACTAAAAAATCCAGGAATATCTGTTATTAAGCCAGTATTTAAAATCATATTATTTCTCCTTTTTCTATTTGTATATATGATAAAATCTTGATTATGGAATTTAAATATTTATTTAAATTATTTATTAGATTATTTATTAAATTATTTATTTAAATTATTTATTAAATTAGCTATTAATATATTCTTTTTTTAAAAATATTTTTATAAAATAATTTTCAAAAGATTTATTATGAATTTTAAAATTAGAGCAAAGGGACATAAAAATGTAATATCAAAACATAAATCTACATTTGAAATAACTAAAGATAAAGACCTTAGTTTATCTGGTGATTGTATAATTGGTTTAGATATAGATAAATCTATGGATGATTTTCCAGAAGAATTTAAAAAGAAATTAGCTAATGATAATACAAAAGTTATAGTAGAATTAGTTACTCCTAATGCATCAGATAAAATAGAAGGTTTTGGGCATAATGATTTAAGCCTTTCTCATCCAACAGATATAGTTTGTAGAAAAAGTACATTTGTATGTTCTAGAACTTTAATGATTAAATCTAATAAAGGAGCTATTGATTTAAACAGAGATTTAATAAATGATTTAGCTAATGGTGAATCTATGGATGTAAATATTAAACTTATTTAATTTAAACCCTTTTATTTCATTTTGTAGTAAGATTTAAATAAGATAATAAAGAAACTATATATTACTGTATTGTTTATATGGTATATTAATTTATTATTTCTATCTTAGTTATTTTAATGCAGGGGTGGTCGAGC
Encoded here:
- a CDS encoding 4Fe-4S binding protein — its product is MIVKDWCSYCGCCAGVCVRNCIEVKETALVFDENCNNCGFCVDACPLAALEMEE
- a CDS encoding NAD(P)/FAD-dependent oxidoreductase, producing MIKTDVLVIGAGPAGSTAARFAAKGGAKVILIDKKSEIGAPKRCAEGVSKKTFDILELEADPHWITREIEGVRLVAPDGTDVWLTNDVVELPEAGYILERKVFDKHLAMEAGREGVEIRIKTQAKSLKKEDDGSYTVSFESMGEVYDINTKILIGADGPESHVAKWAGLKAYTKPKHMESGAQFEMCNAKMERSDVLEFYFGTVAPGGYFWLFPKGDDIVNAGLAIIPEMADKSAYEYLVDAVNDCYATKDAQPVELNVGGDPVGGLVREMYGDNILLCGDAASQVNPLTGGGITSGITGGKYAGQVAAEAIKAGDCSKKFLKKYDELVRDDMGHDMDKYAKVCNYLWTLDDDELNSIAHAFQDIEFTKISTTELVKALIKVQPKAALKLRKMFL
- the galE gene encoding UDP-glucose 4-epimerase GalE, which translates into the protein MILVTGGAGYIGSHINKLLNNSGYETIVLDNLSKGHKSAVKWGKLVNADLSDTEKLRKIFQNNEIEAVMHFAAFSSVAESVEEPEKYFKNNYENTLNLLKVMKEFRVGKFIFSSTAALYGIPNFIPIGENNELKPINPYGESKLMVENLLRDESDFGGLKYVSLRYFNAAGADLDCEIGEDHNPESHLIPLVLDAAIGRRNSISIFGDDYNTPDGTCIRDYIHVNDLANAHLKALQYLEDPFNDSDIFNLGNGSGFSVKEVIDTCKKVTGVDFKVKVEGRRPGDPDILIADSKKAEEILKWKPEITELEDIVESAWKWHKKIHL
- the purF gene encoding amidophosphoribosyltransferase: MKDKCGIIGIHSKDASKDVSHLIYYGLYALQHRGQESAGIATHNINYGLNYHCGMGLVTDVFNNALIKSLAGNVGIGHVRYSTTGESKLESSQPFYTELDDGFIAIAHNGDIVNSGYLRKDLNKKGYEFRSDTDSEVVCYLIKEEAKNETDILKVIDSVSQKLIGSYSLVILINDELYVLRDPMAMKPLVLGQTDNHFVVASESVAFDVMNAQFIRDLEPGELIFFKDNRINSYILPSAKDSKLAHCMFEYVYFARPDSVIDKQSVYNARLRIGEALFKEFPIDADLVLPVPDSSIPAAIGYARSSGIPYGEGLIKNRYVGRTFIMPTQAEREIAVKLKVNPLKHELKGKTVVVIDDSIVRGTTSESLVKILKAAGVKEVHMLIGCPPVRAPCFYGVAMATKDELIAANMEIEDIRKHLGAETLGYISIESLIEAIGIEGEKLCLGCLNEEYPTEIPEDLEAESYYDYYKSLTDAAQEDD
- a CDS encoding peptidase U32 family protein; this translates as MVELLAPAGNFISLTSALKNGADAVYIGLEEANMRINASNFSLEDIKKASEITKEYGAKLYVCTNTIMKDKDIERLKEQLPYIKEYGADGIILSDISLIDLAIENGLEAHISVQENTSNFYALKTLEKLGAKRAILSRELSLEEIKEIIQKLKENSTIETEVFIHGAMCMAISGRCFLSYALYGRSANCGDCLQPCRKEWKLSFEEDENDDVINTSESEDESFIISHSYDGSYRTNFFSPKDMALIEHIPELIEAGIDSFKIEGRARSPDYVAMAVKVYREAIDLYQKDPKSYQYNPKWMENLMKVFNRGYDTGFYFNIPHEISENNQSKFIKKDIAKVVNYYNKIKVAELKIWDDLAVGDEIMIQGPSTGSITHFIDSMQIDGKAIEKAEKGSNVAIAIDEKLRESDFVYKLIPRG
- the cfbC gene encoding Ni-sirohydrochlorin a,c-diamide reductive cyclase ATP-dependent reductase subunit; the protein is MKRQKKIAIYGKGGIGKSTTVANIAVAYSEDDKKVMVIGCDPKADTTRTLCGKRIPTIVNTLKDNKKPEISDLVFEGFNQIKCVESGGPEPGVGCAGRGVIVAMKRLENLNVFDEEFDVILYDVLGDVVCGGFSVPLREDYADEVFIVSSGEYMSLYAANNISKGIKKLKGNLGGIICNCKGIENEEEIVNAFAEEIGTHVIGLIGRSNLIQRSELDAKTVVEYAADSKEAEDYRKLASDIFTNDNYSTPEPMEDEAFENFFKSFID
- a CDS encoding GIY-YIG nuclease family protein, which gives rise to MRGCYCLIISMKKSEKLKIGHLYQDYKFKKGYYVYIGSAMNSLISRINRHLSDDKKMHWHIDYLLKSQNSTIRDILFNISNKKIECDLANKIAKNGEEVPKFGCSDCNCKSHLIYFKRKRDTLNSVKNAYNELNIEYYDLNYYKKELI
- a CDS encoding DUF1848 domain-containing protein: MILNTGLITDIPGFFSEWFYNRIDEGFLYVRNPYGKHQIYSYKLKAELIDCIIFCTKNPKPMFKSLDKISKFNQYWHITITPYEREVEPNVPPVNEVIESFKYLSEKLGKEKVSWRYDPIFINEKYTLDNHIETFNHIARSLSNYTTEVIISFIDLYEKTKRNFPNVNTVNREERLEIGKEFAKIGNENNIKVKTCVEGTELEKFGIDSRGCMTKEVIERVINKKLNIPKEKARNGQCYCLLNNDIGEYNTCNHGCLYCYANANKNLVKRNLKLHNPKSPLLIGDIKESDEIKEMNQESFIINEKTIQTKLF
- a CDS encoding DUF371 domain-containing protein, which gives rise to MNFKIRAKGHKNVISKHKSTFEITKDKDLSLSGDCIIGLDIDKSMDDFPEEFKKKLANDNTKVIVELVTPNASDKIEGFGHNDLSLSHPTDIVCRKSTFVCSRTLMIKSNKGAIDLNRDLINDLANGESMDVNIKLI